CTTGTCCGGGTGGAAGCGCGCCGCCTCCGCCGACTGTTGGCCGAATACTACGAATCTGAAGGCAAGGAATCGTCTGTCAGAATCTCAATGGCGTCCGGAGGATATCGCCCTCAGTTTGACTTTCACGAGCTCCCCGAACCGATTGATGACGAGCCTATGCCAAGTGCTGAACAGGCCCGTCGTTTCATACACCCTGGTTGGATTCTGGCGGTTGTAGGCTTGTTTGCAGCTGTTGCTGTTGGTTCTTTGGTCTTATCGACTTTACGCACCGCCCCCCTTCAAGTTGTGCCGAAAGATCCGGAACGGGTCGCATTGAGAGAAAGATCTGTTCCCACATTGCAGGCCAAGAATATGGCAGACCAAGCGCGTGGGATGCTGTTCCCGGTGTTTGATAGAAAGCGCCAGGAAATAGCACTCGGAATGTTTCAGCACGCGATCGAACTGGATCCAGCTCTGCCCGATGGGCATGCAGGCTACGCTCAAACCATTGCAATTATTGGAATTTTCACGCCGGATGCCGATTTGAGAGAGGAGCGGATTTCAGCATCCCTTTCAGCAGCAGAACGGGCGCTAAATATCGCTCCAGCAGATGCTTGGGCAAATGGCGCAATGGCTTTAGCTCTTGCCTCATCCCGAGAGTATCCGTCTGCAATCAAACACGCACGTATTGCGCTAGATTTGGCCGAGGACGATGGCCATGTTTTGGATTTGGTTGGCATGACTGCAATCCTGGCAAACGAGCCAGCCTTGGCAGCCAGTGCAAGCGATCCAACACGAGAAAGACGGGGCTCCGGTAGGTTTGGCGCACGCAACATTTGGGCCGTCTCTCAGCTTATGTTGGGGAACTATGCAGAGACAGTGAAAGCTTTCGATGGCGCGGCAGCCGTAGGTGCGCCAGTAAGCCCTCCGTCACTTCTGTTTCAGGCAGTCGCTTACGAACGGATGTTACAAGCCGAAAAGGCGAATGAATTGCTTGGCGAATTGTTTGCGACCTGGCCGGATTTCCCTGCTGAATTCACTGTTGAAGCGATGTTTGCCGACGGTTCAAATGTGGAGCAGATAGTATTGAAATTTCTTGCGAAGAACGCCCCAATTCGATAGCGGCGCTGAACAGGAAGACCAGCGAACACTGATTGCAACTCAGGCTGTGTCACCAAGATATCAATGAGTAGAAAACGTTAACCTTGCGGCTTGAAAAAGTTGGCATTGGATTGGGAGATTCCGTTGATTGTTACGCGATCCCCCGGATTTAGCGATAGCAGCGAACGACCGCTTTGACGGGCCGCACCGCAGCGTAGTTAAGTCGAGTTGAAAAGCAGCTTTGGGCCGTTGTTAGCGGTGGCTCTGGTTCGATAAAAAATTCGGGTTCAGACGACGGCGGCCAATTACGGCAACTGGCGTTTTTCGAGTGTCTGTTTCCCCATCTCCTCTCACACCTTCAAAGCCGCCGCGCCAAGACCTGTCCGCTCCGAAGACGGCAAGGCGTGTTTTTGAGAACACGCAAGGAGCCAGCGGCGGTGGCTTGTTCGTGTACGCGTGACATTGGCCACTCTCCGTGGTGTTTGGGGGCGATGTTTGGCGGCGCGTTCCTTGGCTGGCTGCGCACCCGCAGCCCCGGCGTGGGCTCGGTGTCGACGCCTGCCGCCAATGCGCTCTCCGATCTTGGCCTGTCGCTCTTCATCGCCGCCGTGGCCATCGGTGCAGGCGGTTCACTGATCGCGACGCTGCAGGCCTTCGGGATCAACCTGATCCTCGCCGGAGCCTTCGTAACGACGGTCTTCACGCTCGCCTGCTTCCTGTTCGGCCATTTCGTCATGCGGCTGAACGTGGCCGAAAACGCCGGGGCCACCACGGGCGTGATGACAGGCGTGGCCATTGCCGAAGTCTGCAAGGACGCCAAAAGCTCCGCGCCCGCCGTGGCCTTCGGGCTTCCCGGTGCCGTCTCCAGCCTGACCTTCATCGTCGTCGGGCTGATCATTCTTGCGATCGTGCCCTAGGCCAATCCGGGAAAATCCGTGCGACACCCGCCCTTTTCGGGCGCTCAACGTGCTCCCACCATTTCCCGAAACTTTCCTGGGGACATCCAAGATCAGTGGCGTAAACACTGGCGGGCTAGACACGCCGAAGCCAAACCGTCCACAGGAACCTGAAAAAAGCAAATCCTGCGCCGTTCACTCGGGCGGGATCTTGTTGCTGAAAAGGCTTTTTCCCCTCACCATTGCAGATAGCTTGCAAAGCATTCCGCGTCCACCGGCCGACAAATCTTGTCCTTGCTTTCTTGGCTGAGTGCATCGGCAGTCGCGCCAGACTTGCACAGACGCGGTACTTCGGCATCAATCCCTCTGTGTTTATGGACAAAACGCGCCAAACTGTCTTTTCTTGCACCACAATTTGCTTCGGTGTGCTCAATGTCTGGCGAGAAGACCACCACAAACCACTTTCCGCGCGCAAGCCTTGGCCGCCCCTGTCACGACCGCAGGCGCGTGCTTGTCGGTGCCCTAGCTTCGGTTCTTGCGGGCTGCACAGAGCCTCGACATCTGATTGGTATTTCGACAGTTGACACCACGTCGCTCACTGGCAGCAGGAAACATACGATCGGCATCGTCACCACGCGCGCACCTTCACAGGAAACCGGAGAGCTCTTCTCCGACGGACGTGCCACGGTGCAGAGTTTTGCTTCGGTGGATGTGCACGTGCCCCCAAACCATCAAGCGGGGCGCATCGAACGGCCGCGTCAACTGCCCCCTGATCCGGCGCGTCACTTTGTAATCGATTCCCCCGAAACCTTTTCCAGGGGACCCTTCTATCAGGAGATTAACGAAAGGCTTGCCGCACTGCCCGCAAAGGACCGTCGCCTGTTGGTCTGGGTTCACGGCTACAACACGACATTGACAGATGCGGTGTTGCGACTGGCGCAATTCGTAGAAGACACGGGCTATACCGGCGTGCCGATCCTGTTTTCCTGGGCCTCAGCCGGTAAGCTCAGAAAATACGTCTACGACCTCAACAGCGCCCTGGCAGCGCGCGACGCGCTGGCCGCGCTATCCAATGACATCGCAACACTCAACACCGCAAACATCGATGTTGTTGCCCATTCGATGGGCGCGCTCCTGACCATGGAAGCCATCCTTTCCCAGAGCAACGTTGGTGTTTTCGCCAGTTCCGGGAAGATCGCCAATATCGTTCTGGCCGCCCCTGACATCGATTTTGATCTTTTCGCCACGCAGATCCGGAAAATCCCTACCAAGGATCGTGGTTTCTATGTGCTTGTGTCCGGCGATGACCGCGCGCTTTCGCTGTCTACCTTCATCGCGGGCGGCACGCGGGTCGGGCGCGCCGATACAGAGGCGCTCACGAGGCTCGGCGTGAATGCGATCGATTTGAGTCAGGTGAACGATGGCGCCAGCAATCACCATTCGAAGTTCGCGGAAGCGCCCATCGTTGTTCAGCTGCTCGGCACGCGCATGCTGGCAGGTGACACGTTCTCTGAACCTCCGCCTGACGGGCTGGGCGAAGCTCTGGTCGTGGGCGCAACTGGACTTGTGGAGGTGCTGGACTAGCGCAGGGCGGTTTTCGCTTCCATCAGCCCTTCTGCCACCGCCTCGGCCAGGATCGGCGCCATGCTGTGGGAATTGAGCCAGGCTTCGGGATCTTCGTACAGGAGCGGATCCAGCGCGGCGACGCGTTCCAAGGCTCTTCGGGCAGCCTGCGCATTGGACAGATTGTGATGCGCGATGGCCAGAAGCGCTGGCCCGAAAGACCAGCCATCCGTTGAGGCGCGCTCGGCATCCTCGACAACAGAGGTCCATTCGCCGTCTAACAGATGCGCCGCGGCGAGCAGATGGAAGTAAAACGGCGGTGGCGCGACTGAACGCTCCAGCGCCTGTTCCATGATCGGCACACCCTCATCGAAACGCCCGGCAATCCCGTACCTCAGGGCAAGATTGGCGAGAGCCGCAGGATCGTTCGGGTTTATTTCAACGGCTTTTCGCGCGTAGTCGATCGAGCGTTCGATGTCGCCTGAATACTGCTCCACATGCGAAAGCGCCTGAAGAACGTCCGTATCTTCTGGGTCAAGATTGAGCCCCCGCAGCGCCGCCGCGCGCGCCAAGGCAAACCCCTCTTCCCGCGACAGCGCGGTTTCATGGCCAAAGCGCACAGCATCGTTGCGCAGGTAGGCAAGCATGGCCCACGCCCGAACGTAGCCCGGATCTTCCCTTACAGTCGCTTCGAGGCAAGCGCGCACGGCCGGGTATTCTTCGTTGGAGTAGGTGCGCCTGTAGATCTGGGCACTGGCCACACAGGCAAAGCCCCGCAAAGAAGGATCACGCCGCGCCTTTTTCGCGCGCACATCCCGGAGCACATGCCCATGCTGTTGACCAAGGGTCGATGCGATCTCAACTGCGATATGATCCCTGATCGCCGTGATGCTCTGCCCTTCCAGCCCCTCCATGAAGCGCTCGCTCCAAAGAACCTCGAAATCATCTGCGCGAACGAGCGTGGCCTGCACGAACAGCGCCGTGTCATCGCGCCAGACTGCGCCTTCGACCCTGTAATCCGTCTTTGGCGGAACAACATGAGACGTTGCTTGAACCGGCGCGGGATCGGCGGGCACGGCATGGACCGCGAGATCCGGGAACTTGATCAAGGCGGCAGCGACATCGCTTGTCAGCCCCGAGGATACGAGCGCAACGGTGGCATCACTGCCACGCGCCTCAAACGCATCCACGAGAAGGGTCACTGTCTTTGGGTCCGTTTCGACGGCAGTTGAGGTGGCTGGTTCGCGCCCCACAAGCAGGGTCACCGCAACGCCAACGAGGGCCGCAATGGCAAAAACCGCCACCATGAGGCGTGCCCCTTTTCCCGTGCCGCTGGCATTTTCTGTTTCGGGTGGGATCTCGGGCTGTTCCGGGTCCGGTTCGCTGGGTGCTCCTTCGGAAGGTTGCGCTTCGAACTTCGGTATATAGTGGCCCTTCGGGATGCTGATCCTGACAGGATCGTCCCGGCCGGGCCCCACGTAATAAGTATCGAGATCACGGCGAAGCTTGCGCGCTTCAAGCCGCACAACAGGATCGGCTTGCTGATCAAAATCCGCGCCGCGATCAAAG
The sequence above is drawn from the Pseudoruegeria sp. SHC-113 genome and encodes:
- a CDS encoding alpha/beta hydrolase, with translation MSGEKTTTNHFPRASLGRPCHDRRRVLVGALASVLAGCTEPRHLIGISTVDTTSLTGSRKHTIGIVTTRAPSQETGELFSDGRATVQSFASVDVHVPPNHQAGRIERPRQLPPDPARHFVIDSPETFSRGPFYQEINERLAALPAKDRRLLVWVHGYNTTLTDAVLRLAQFVEDTGYTGVPILFSWASAGKLRKYVYDLNSALAARDALAALSNDIATLNTANIDVVAHSMGALLTMEAILSQSNVGVFASSGKIANIVLAAPDIDFDLFATQIRKIPTKDRGFYVLVSGDDRALSLSTFIAGGTRVGRADTEALTRLGVNAIDLSQVNDGASNHHSKFAEAPIVVQLLGTRMLAGDTFSEPPPDGLGEALVVGATGLVEVLD
- a CDS encoding tetratricopeptide repeat protein, which translates into the protein MSSGKKKTANQRLSSEERAAVEAELERVLHSAPFAGSPRLQAFLSYVVNEGTEGRGREIRAKSVAVDVYDRKLEGEAGLNLVRVEARRLRRLLAEYYESEGKESSVRISMASGGYRPQFDFHELPEPIDDEPMPSAEQARRFIHPGWILAVVGLFAAVAVGSLVLSTLRTAPLQVVPKDPERVALRERSVPTLQAKNMADQARGMLFPVFDRKRQEIALGMFQHAIELDPALPDGHAGYAQTIAIIGIFTPDADLREERISASLSAAERALNIAPADAWANGAMALALASSREYPSAIKHARIALDLAEDDGHVLDLVGMTAILANEPALAASASDPTRERRGSGRFGARNIWAVSQLMLGNYAETVKAFDGAAAVGAPVSPPSLLFQAVAYERMLQAEKANELLGELFATWPDFPAEFTVEAMFADGSNVEQIVLKFLAKNAPIR